A DNA window from Pseudomonadota bacterium contains the following coding sequences:
- a CDS encoding RnfH family protein translates to MIQVKVALAEQNEALQKELSLPVGSTVRAAIVKSGLVKVNSLESLNALDVGIYGKRTSIDTMLSEGDRVEIYTELIAFGRDLKKKRK, encoded by the coding sequence ATGATTCAAGTGAAAGTGGCTCTTGCAGAGCAGAATGAAGCCCTTCAAAAAGAGCTGTCTTTGCCGGTAGGAAGCACTGTGAGAGCTGCGATTGTAAAAAGTGGCCTTGTAAAAGTGAACAGCCTTGAAAGTTTAAACGCCCTAGATGTTGGAATTTATGGTAAAAGAACATCTATTGATACAATGCTCTCTGAGGGAGACCGTGTAGAGATTTATACAGAACTTATCGCCTTTGGTCGCGATCTGAAGAAAAAAAGAAAGTAG
- the lepB gene encoding signal peptidase I, whose product MATEKPTSFLYSVWDFIKTIAIALAIAFVIRSFWFEPYRIPSSSMVPTLEIGDFLFVNKYTYGLNIPFTDKTFFEKAPKRGDIVVFKREAPELPGSFMGLGPTFFIKRIVAVPGDKISYEGKFLSINGEVAPLEYVEQKTYVDNGNFSYKVNLYKEDLGRTVHDVYLTPMVEEKNLREATVPEGHYVVIGDNRDNSHDSRGWMYPNWGFLPREDIVGRASFTWLSLGHNYMPRFDRMFLNLKVKENES is encoded by the coding sequence ATGGCAACTGAAAAGCCAACATCATTCCTGTACTCAGTATGGGATTTTATTAAAACAATCGCAATTGCACTTGCGATTGCCTTTGTGATTCGTAGTTTTTGGTTTGAGCCATACCGCATTCCATCAAGTTCAATGGTGCCAACACTTGAGATTGGTGATTTTCTGTTTGTGAATAAATATACATACGGTTTGAATATTCCTTTCACAGATAAAACATTCTTTGAAAAAGCACCTAAGCGTGGTGATATTGTTGTGTTTAAACGTGAAGCTCCTGAACTTCCTGGTAGCTTTATGGGGCTAGGGCCAACGTTCTTTATTAAACGCATTGTTGCAGTACCGGGTGATAAAATCTCTTATGAAGGTAAATTTTTAAGCATTAATGGTGAAGTTGCCCCACTTGAATATGTAGAACAAAAGACTTATGTAGATAATGGGAACTTTAGCTATAAAGTTAACCTGTATAAAGAGGACCTCGGACGAACGGTACATGATGTGTACTTGACGCCAATGGTAGAAGAGAAAAACCTGCGTGAAGCAACTGTACCAGAAGGCCATTATGTTGTGATAGGTGATAACCGTGATAACAGCCATGATAGCCGTGGATGGATGTATCCGAACTGGGGCTTCCTTCCTCGTGAAGATATTGTTGGTCGTGCGTCATTTACGTGGCTTTCACTTGGCCATAACTACATGCCAAGGTTTGACCGTATGTTCCTTAACCTAAAGGTAAAAGAGAATGAATCCTAA
- the acpS gene encoding holo-ACP synthase — MILGVGVDICEIARIEKIFSKSKEQFSERLLAEGELCKDSAEAYAKRFAAKEAVSKALGTGIGEKLSFQDIEISHHESGQPYVMLSEKAIAHFGDVKLHLSLSDEAGLAVAYVVAEKM, encoded by the coding sequence ATGATCCTTGGTGTCGGTGTTGATATTTGTGAAATTGCGCGTATAGAAAAGATTTTCTCTAAAAGCAAAGAGCAGTTTTCTGAGCGTTTACTTGCTGAGGGGGAACTTTGTAAAGATTCTGCTGAGGCTTATGCAAAGCGATTTGCTGCTAAAGAAGCTGTCTCTAAAGCTCTTGGTACTGGCATTGGTGAAAAGCTCTCCTTTCAAGATATTGAAATTTCTCATCATGAAAGTGGACAGCCTTATGTAATGCTTTCTGAAAAGGCTATTGCACACTTTGGAGATGTAAAGCTACACCTTTCTCTTTCTGATGAAGCGGGCCTTGCTGTGGCCTATGTTGTTGCGGAGAAAATGTAA
- the rpoZ gene encoding DNA-directed RNA polymerase subunit omega, translated as MARVTVEDCVRVVNNRFELVLLAAQRARDIAAGTPLTVDRDNDKDAVVALREVAAQTVDFEELRRHISRGVNRHSDLNMEDDALLSLVQESFNADQSTPGTDSEIEEIAFEDDSEESTVEASAEELEASGDEGVEISDEALEAELNKVNRI; from the coding sequence ATGGCCCGCGTTACCGTTGAAGATTGCGTAAGAGTTGTAAATAACCGCTTTGAGCTTGTGCTGCTTGCTGCACAACGAGCTCGTGATATTGCTGCGGGGACTCCTCTAACAGTAGACCGTGATAACGATAAAGATGCTGTTGTAGCCCTACGTGAAGTAGCAGCACAAACTGTAGATTTTGAAGAGCTACGTCGTCACATCTCTCGTGGTGTGAACCGTCATAGCGACCTGAACATGGAAGATGATGCACTTCTTAGCCTTGTTCAAGAAAGCTTTAACGCTGACCAATCAACTCCTGGTACAGATTCTGAGATTGAAGAAATCGCATTTGAAGATGACAGCGAAGAGAGCACTGTAGAAGCTTCTGCTGAAGAGCTTGAAGCATCAGGTGATGAAGGTGTTGAAATTAGCGATGAGGCCCTAGAAGCTGAGCTAAACAAAGTGAACAGAATCTAG
- the rnc gene encoding ribonuclease III, whose protein sequence is MNPKDRPHWPEFSELENKINYTFKNRALLIEALCHSSYTKHPDGTHISNERLEFLGDRVVNLCIADMIYHQMKNQPEGRLSKRVASLVRKETLAEVARKIGLGAFLLLGKGERQNGGAEKDAILADAMEALLAAIYLDNNGTIVEAKKVIAEFWSEDILATSFIDAKSRLQEWLQKQGEPLPEYELSEMLGEAHDATFKVLVKRITLVKRSALENLNSRHSKMPLKCSLKSKEFYNL, encoded by the coding sequence ATGAATCCTAAAGATAGGCCGCATTGGCCAGAGTTTTCGGAACTCGAAAACAAAATTAATTATACGTTTAAAAACAGAGCGCTTCTTATTGAGGCGCTTTGCCACTCTTCATATACCAAGCACCCTGATGGCACGCACATTAGTAATGAACGCCTTGAGTTTCTTGGTGATCGTGTTGTGAACCTATGTATTGCAGACATGATTTATCACCAGATGAAGAACCAGCCGGAAGGCCGCCTTTCTAAGCGTGTAGCAAGCCTTGTGCGTAAAGAAACGCTTGCTGAAGTAGCACGTAAGATTGGGCTTGGCGCGTTTCTTCTTCTTGGTAAAGGTGAGCGTCAAAACGGTGGTGCTGAAAAAGATGCAATCCTTGCAGATGCCATGGAAGCCCTGCTTGCAGCGATTTACCTAGATAATAACGGTACAATTGTTGAGGCTAAAAAGGTGATTGCTGAGTTTTGGTCAGAGGATATTCTGGCAACAAGCTTTATTGATGCAAAGTCTCGCCTGCAAGAATGGTTACAGAAGCAAGGTGAGCCGCTACCAGAGTATGAACTTTCAGAAATGCTTGGTGAAGCCCATGACGCAACATTCAAGGTTCTTGTAAAACGAATAACTTTGGTGAAGCGCTCGGCTCTGGAAAATCTAAACAGCAGGCACAGCAAAATGCCGCTCAAGTGCTCCTTAAAGAGCAAGGAGTTCTATAACTTATGA
- a CDS encoding bifunctional (p)ppGpp synthetase/guanosine-3',5'-bis(diphosphate) 3'-pyrophosphohydrolase, giving the protein MIRHYELIDKVKSYNPSCDVGLINKAYVFSMRAHGNQKRASGQPYLIHPLEVASILADLKLDDASICVGLLHDTVEDTLTTYDEIKDIFGREIADLVDGVTKLSQITFNTKAVEQAENFRKMFLAMSKDIRVLLVKLADRLHNMRTMEHISSQDKRRRKAQETIDIYAPLADRIGLYAIKSELEDLSFKEINPDEYQRISRRLDEFIEKEELVDKVAHELKDELRNHGFPDAYIKGRAKTIYSIYRKMVKKNLTFDQLTDIVAYRVVMEDDKSCYEILGMIHSLYKAIPGRFKDYISNPKPNGYQSLHTSVIGPFGNRMEVQIRTTEMDEVSEIGVAAHWLYKQADGSSEGSQYAWLRKMLEMLNNTDDPEEFLENTKLDLFKEHVFVFTPKGDLVSLPVGATPLDFAYEVHSEVGHRCQAAKINGRVVPLRARLNNGDQIEVITNKGQEPSPAWRDFVVTGKARAAINRYLRSKEQVEHLRLGREMLDKYLKKEGLNLKDADLKPFFEKYRLKDLDDAYVGIAQGRVFPKQLVATVFPDLYKENLTEKAQGDRLAETTKSRPDKEPERDLSVGIQGLTPGISIHFGKCCNPLPGEPIVGIINTGRGVTVHTKMCKNLTTLSDQPDRWISLNWDGEDTSEDRVYVVRVKVQLAHEPGALSNFSTAVFNGAGNIVDLHIERRSTDTYEIRTDIEVRDILHYEKIIAGLKALSCVTSVERAQ; this is encoded by the coding sequence ATGATTCGTCATTACGAACTTATTGATAAAGTAAAATCTTACAACCCTTCTTGTGATGTGGGACTTATCAACAAGGCTTATGTCTTTTCTATGCGTGCACACGGCAACCAAAAACGTGCCAGTGGTCAACCGTACCTCATTCACCCTCTAGAGGTGGCATCTATCCTTGCTGATTTGAAGCTAGATGATGCAAGTATCTGTGTTGGTTTATTGCACGACACGGTGGAAGATACACTGACAACGTATGATGAAATTAAAGATATTTTTGGTCGTGAAATTGCTGATCTTGTAGACGGTGTAACAAAGCTGTCTCAAATTACCTTTAACACGAAGGCCGTAGAACAGGCGGAGAACTTCCGTAAGATGTTCCTGGCGATGTCTAAGGATATTCGCGTTCTACTTGTGAAACTTGCTGATAGGCTCCATAACATGCGTACGATGGAGCATATCTCATCCCAGGATAAACGCCGCCGTAAAGCACAAGAAACAATTGATATTTACGCGCCTCTGGCAGACCGTATTGGCCTTTATGCTATTAAGAGCGAACTAGAAGACCTGTCTTTTAAGGAAATTAACCCTGATGAGTATCAGCGCATTTCTCGTCGTCTTGATGAGTTTATTGAGAAAGAAGAGCTTGTTGATAAGGTTGCTCATGAGCTGAAAGATGAATTACGTAATCACGGTTTCCCCGATGCATATATTAAGGGGCGTGCAAAAACAATCTACTCAATCTATCGTAAAATGGTGAAAAAGAACCTCACGTTTGATCAGCTCACAGACATTGTTGCCTATCGCGTTGTGATGGAGGATGACAAATCCTGCTACGAAATTCTTGGTATGATTCACAGCTTGTATAAAGCGATTCCGGGTCGTTTTAAAGATTACATCTCTAACCCGAAACCGAATGGTTACCAGTCACTTCATACTTCTGTAATCGGCCCGTTTGGTAACCGTATGGAAGTTCAAATTCGTACGACAGAAATGGATGAGGTGAGTGAGATTGGTGTCGCAGCACACTGGTTGTATAAGCAGGCAGATGGAAGTTCTGAGGGCTCTCAATATGCATGGCTAAGAAAAATGCTTGAGATGCTGAACAATACCGATGACCCAGAAGAATTCTTAGAGAATACCAAGCTTGACCTATTTAAAGAGCATGTATTTGTCTTTACACCTAAAGGTGACCTTGTGTCTCTTCCAGTTGGGGCAACGCCTTTAGACTTTGCTTATGAAGTTCACTCAGAAGTGGGGCACCGTTGCCAAGCGGCTAAAATTAATGGCCGTGTAGTGCCGCTGCGTGCGCGATTGAATAATGGTGACCAAATTGAGGTGATTACAAACAAAGGGCAAGAGCCTTCTCCAGCTTGGAGAGACTTTGTTGTAACCGGTAAAGCGCGGGCAGCCATTAACCGTTACCTGCGCTCTAAAGAACAAGTTGAGCACTTGCGCCTTGGCCGTGAGATGCTTGACAAGTACCTCAAGAAAGAAGGACTGAATCTTAAGGATGCAGACCTAAAACCTTTCTTTGAAAAGTATCGCCTGAAAGATCTTGATGATGCCTATGTTGGTATTGCGCAGGGGCGTGTCTTCCCTAAACAATTGGTGGCGACAGTCTTCCCTGATCTTTACAAAGAAAATCTAACTGAGAAGGCGCAGGGTGACCGCCTTGCAGAGACAACTAAATCTCGTCCTGATAAAGAACCAGAAAGAGATCTTTCTGTTGGGATTCAGGGGCTTACTCCGGGTATTTCAATCCACTTTGGTAAATGTTGTAACCCGCTACCGGGTGAACCCATTGTCGGCATTATTAACACGGGCCGCGGTGTGACGGTTCACACAAAAATGTGTAAGAACCTGACAACGCTTTCAGATCAACCTGATCGTTGGATCTCCCTGAACTGGGATGGTGAAGATACATCTGAAGATCGCGTTTATGTTGTGCGTGTGAAGGTGCAGCTTGCTCATGAGCCTGGTGCGCTATCAAACTTCTCAACAGCTGTCTTTAATGGTGCGGGTAACATTGTTGACCTTCATATTGAGCGTCGCTCAACAGATACGTATGAGATTCGTACAGATATTGAAGTACGTGATATTTTGCACTACGAAAAGATTATTGCAGGTCTTAAAGCACTCTCATGTGTAACAAGCGTGGAGCGCGCGCAGTGA
- a CDS encoding DUF2062 domain-containing protein: MNKKQRKRGRHTKKRLHVGHRWSEVFWPSMGVAALLRWAELRIKRSKGSTHYVAMGAAIGVFISFTPYLGTQIATMFLLCYLLKGSFVVSVLVSIIVGNPWTFPFIFAWTYSLGQFMIYQEIHEFDPKFLIESFNFSNMRVLWDEYLLPMTVGGVPSGIVAGSVTYIVIYLHIESYRKARSAFLKRRREQNKEKRELIKKGFEKVKDMMSKDEEA, encoded by the coding sequence GTGAATAAAAAACAGCGTAAGAGAGGGCGCCACACGAAAAAGCGTCTTCATGTAGGGCACCGCTGGTCAGAAGTGTTTTGGCCAAGCATGGGCGTTGCAGCACTTCTAAGGTGGGCGGAGCTACGTATTAAGCGCTCTAAAGGCTCTACACACTATGTGGCAATGGGTGCGGCGATTGGTGTCTTTATTTCTTTTACGCCATATCTCGGAACGCAAATTGCGACAATGTTCTTGCTATGTTATTTGCTAAAGGGCTCATTTGTTGTTTCTGTTTTAGTGTCTATTATTGTTGGAAACCCTTGGACATTCCCCTTTATTTTTGCATGGACATATAGCCTCGGCCAGTTCATGATTTATCAAGAGATTCATGAGTTTGACCCTAAGTTTTTGATTGAAAGCTTTAATTTTTCTAATATGCGTGTTTTATGGGATGAATACTTGCTTCCTATGACGGTGGGTGGGGTGCCAAGTGGTATTGTTGCTGGCTCTGTGACGTATATCGTGATTTACCTGCATATTGAGTCTTACCGTAAAGCGCGTTCAGCTTTTCTTAAAAGGCGTCGTGAGCAAAATAAAGAGAAGAGGGAGCTTATTAAAAAAGGCTTTGAAAAGGTTAAAGACATGATGAGTAAGGATGAAGAAGCATGA